The Porites lutea chromosome 4, jaPorLute2.1, whole genome shotgun sequence genome contains a region encoding:
- the LOC140933612 gene encoding acyloxyacyl hydrolase-like has protein sequence MAGQLATVSSFVIFLFLFSAPRSSSPSHAGPVTFPKGVNGGVYCLACTAVVALTEQLSVIHNETFVKSYDRLCNILPIFYRNACIALGQFYIPLVIDLLTDKVTADVICHGTHLCYEDVGQPYCHAFPPRADFLEKIVRSRERVTAKLFQGSASKSKSPAGFDPCALAGVKELCKLFKRVFTNDLPLFDWDNDTYSPSVESWRGTSWRGRDCDDSNALHHPGAKPEDGDVVSDSNCNGIHGTDSITGKSLEDMFCKDTGYLGVIVLGDSAAAHFHIPPEWLTARLISDKVFKNVAFIVENEFDWPQMSLYSGYLRRSRWPMDKGHANSIYLKLWERNHCNHRDYQNLGKNGADSFEANSKLIKSMARDQKLDQPALVFYSLIGNDVCHGGHDLHRMTTPEEMHNNVMETLQSLDKRLPNGSHVIIIGLVDGRILYDSLHNRIHPIGKLRGDVTYEQFYNFMNCLQISPCFGYMNSNETIRNETSERAAQLSAVLKNVAETTKFENFDVYFFDCPLEQVIKEWKAKGGEVYELIEQVDGFHPNLKAEALAADALWHTLESKIPHVLGKINPYNFLIETVFGDQGGY, from the exons ATGGCCGGCCAGCTCGCTACTGTTTCTTCGTTTGtcatcttcctcttcctcttttcTGCTCCAAGATCTTCCAGTCCTTCACATGCAGGACCAGTAACCTTTCCGAAAGGAGTTAACGGAGGAGTTTATTGTCTTGCTTGCACGGCGGTTGTGGCACTTACAGAACAGCTGAGCGTTATTCACAATGAGACTTTCGTAAAATCGTACGACCGTTTGTGCAATATTCTCCCTATCTTCTATAGGAATGCTTGCATCGCTTTGGGCCAATTCTATATTCCACTGGTTATCGACCTCCTAACCGATAAAGTGACCGCAGATGTCATTTGCCACGGGACTCATTTGTGTTACGAAGACGTAGGTCAGCCATATTGCCATGCTTTTCCACCAAGGGCTGATTTCCTTGAGAAAATTGTTCGTTCAAGAGAAAGAGTAACTGCGAAATTGTTTCAGGGAAGTGCTAGTAAATCTAAAAGCCCGGCGGGTTTCGATCCTTGTGCTCTCGCAGGTGTAAAAGAGCTTTGTAAACTGTTTAAGCGTGTTTTCACTAATGATTTGCCACTTTTTGATTGGGATAATGACACTTATAGTCCATCAGTCGAGTCATGGCGAGGAACATCTTGGAGGGGTCGAGACTGTGATGATAGTAATGCTCTTCATCATCCTGGGGCCAAACCAGAGGATGGCGATGTAGTTTCTGACTCAAACTGTAATGGTATTCATGGCACAGATTCTATTACTGGCAAGTCACTCGAGGACATGTTCTGCAAAG ATACAGGATATCTTGGTGTGATTGTTCTTGGTGATTCAGCGGCAGCGCATTTTCATATTCCACCTGAGTGGCTAACAGCACGCTTGATTTCAGATAAAGTCTTTAAAAATGTGGCCTTCATAGTAGAAAATGAATTTGACTGGCCTCAGATGTCTCTTTATTCTGGCTACTTAAGGAGATCAAG GTGGCCAATGGACAAAGGCCATGCAAACTCTATTTATCTAAAGTTGTGGGAAAGAAACCACTGTAACCATAGAGACTACCAAAATCTTGGAAAGAATGGGGCAGACTCCTTTGAGGCAAACTCTAAGCTGATCAAGAGCATGGCACGAGACCAGAAGCTTGACCAACCCGCCCTGGTTTTCTACTCCCTTATTGGAAATGATGTGTGCCATGGTGGTCATGATCTTCATAGAATGACAACCCCTGAGGAGATGCATAATAATGTGATGGAAACACTTCAAAGTTTGGACAAACGCCTTCCAAATGGGAGTCATGTTATTATCATTGGTCTTGTTGATGGTCGTATTCTTTATGATAGTCTCCATAATCGTATTCACCCCATTGGCAAACTGCGGGGAGACGTGACCTATGAACAGTTTTATAACTTCATGAACTGTTTACAGATCTCACCCTGCTTTGGGTACATGAATTCTAATGAGACCATCAGAAATGAAACTAGTGAACGTGCTGCTCAGTTGAGTGCAGTATTAAAGAATGTGGCTGAGACAACaaaatttgagaattttgaTGTCTATTTCTTTGATTGCCCGCTGGAACAAGTTATCAAG GAATGGAAAGCAAAAGGTGGTGAGGTTTATGAGTTGATTGAACAAGTTGATGGATTCCATCCAAACCTGAAGGCAGAGGCACTGGCAGCAGATGCATTGTGGCATACACTGGAATCAAAAATACCACATGTGCTTGGCAAGATCAACCCCTACAATTTTTTAATAGAGACAGTTTTCGGTGATCAAGGAGGTTATTAA
- the LOC140933613 gene encoding USP6 N-terminal-like protein, whose amino-acid sequence MSFSSEIDEDYEKTRRNIVTKYDRGYDENAEIDDWEDANFFVYKVTDRYGFLHKNQLNEERDEKLLALERERTQKWVKMVKNWDKYIRGEKLRRRVYKGIPNSMRGETWRKLLGIDRIPNKTTVYESMKRIARTQSPDIRQIDLDVNRTYRDHIMFRDRYGIKQQALFHVLAAYSMYNVEVGYCQGMSGIAALLLMYLNEEDAFWALSALLTDKKHAMHGFFVPGFPKLLRFQEHHDRILKKLLSRLFKNLEKEGCHSTLYTLKWFMQCFLDRTPFTLTLRLWDIFMLEGDRLLTAMAYNIMKMHRKIFVKMGLEEVVQFLQERMHSYPYDDDEVIDMLQATMFELKRLGLDTPPAPSKEEFPSLPPGASLKRGVYQTASARARKNKEKDKIIHVPMERPPSPASPEISPLRGVPTNLSHSPSANMYRSETSVSTFMGTPTEHQSQASVATIIEIPRNPPRGGHSPSLMRADMNHQRVVNDDARWLDQRKSDGHNLDVLRFKPPDSRMVFRSETVLSSPDDSLDGSIRRRRVTDSGYNTVSTFRPINGDVDALVMAAKPGGSPIWKHHPNEHQNSSRRSMRNNRTGSQSSLSSRNSQFSLQNVTWEASKTNLFGITEL is encoded by the exons ATGA GTTTTTCCTCTGAAATAGATGAAGATTATGAAAAGACAAGACGTAATATAGTGACAAAATATGACAGA ggATATGATGAAAATGCCGAAATAGATGACTGGGAAGATGCAAACTTCTTTGTTTACAAAGTGACTGACAGATATGGTTTTCTCCA CAAAAACCAGCTCAATGAAGAAAGAGATGAAAAG CTTCTTGCACTGGAAAGAGAGAGAACACAAAAATGGGTGAAGATGGTTAAGAACTGGGACAAGTATATTCGTGGAGAAAAG CTAAGAAGACGAGTCTATAAAGGCATCCCAAACTCTATGCGAGGGGAAACTTGGAGGAAGCTTCTGGGCATTGATAGGATTCCAAACAAAACTACAGTCTATGAG TCTATGAAAAGAATTGCAAGGACACAGTCTCCAGACATTCGGCAGATTGACCTTGATGTGAACAGAACCTACAGAGATCACATCATGTTTAGGGACAGATATGGAATCAA gCAGCAAGCATTGTTTCATGTTCTTGCAGCCTACTCTATGTATAATGTG GAGGTGGGATATTGTCAAGGCATGAGTGGAATAGCAGCTTTGCTTCTTATGTACTTAAATGAAGAG GATGCTTTCTGGGCATTGTCAGCACTTCTCACTGATAAAAAACATGCTATGCATG GATTTTTTGTGCCTGGTTTTCCCAAGCTGCTCAGATTTCAAGAGCACCATGATAGGATTTTAAAGAAGTTGTTGTctagactttttaaaaatttg GAAAAAGAAGGATGCCATTCCACTTTGTACACTCTAAAATGGTTCATGCAATGTTTCCTTGACAGG ACGCCGTTTACCTTGACGCTAAGATTATGGGACATATTTATGCTGGAAGGAGACAGACTTCTTACTGCAATGGCGTACAACATAATGAAAATGCACCGAA aAATTTTCGTCAAAATGGGGCTAGAAGAAGTTGTACAGTTCTTACAAGAGAGAATGCATTCTTACCCGTACGATGACGACGAAGTAATAGATATGCTCCAGGCCACCATGTTCGAGTTGAAACGTCTGGGACTGGACACTCCGCCGGCGCCTTCCAAAGAGGAGTTCCCATCACTCCCTCCTGGCGCATCACTAAAACGAGGCGTCTACCAAACTGCGTCTGCGCGTGCGagaaaaaacaaggagaaaGATAAGATTATCCACGTTCCCATGGAGAGACCACCCTCTCCTGCCTCTCCGGAAATTTCCCCTCTTCGTGGCGTTCCGACGAATTTATCTCATTCGCCTTCAGCTAATATGTATCGGAGTGAGACTTCGGTTTCCACTTTCATGGGAACTCCTACGGAACACCAAAGCCAAGCTTCGGTGGCAACGATAATCGAAATTCCGCGGAATCCGCCTCGCGGAGGACACAGTCCGTCACTGATGCGAGCGGACATGAACCACCAGCGCGTTGTGAACGATGATGCTCGCTGGCTAGACCAGCGAAAGAGCGATGGACATAACCTGGATGTTTTACGGTTTAAGCCTCCGGACAGTCGAATGGTTTTTCGCTCTGAGACCGTTCTTTCCTCACCCGACGACTCTTTGGACGGGAGTATAAGACGGCGTAGGGTTACCGACAGCGGTTACAATACAGTGTCAACGTTTCGGCCAATCAATGGAGATGTGGACGCACTTGTAATGGCTGCCAAGCCCGGTGGCTCGCCCATTTGGAAACACCATCCAAACGAACATCAG AATTCCAGTCGACGGAGTATGCGCAATAACAGAACCGGAAGCCAGTCCAGCTTGAGCAGCAGGAACAGTCAGTTTAGCCTGCAAAATGTCACGTGGGAGGCTTCTAAAACGAACTTGTTCGGTATCACAGAGCTTTGA